One genomic window of Saprospiraceae bacterium includes the following:
- the nadC gene encoding carboxylating nicotinate-nucleotide diphosphorylase, translated as MVSFDINNFIKQALDEDIQDGDISSLACIPEKHQSTGRLKVKEDGIVAGVTAAEQIFKYIDESLQFKILKTDGSIIHYGDIVFEITGNTRALLKSERLILNLMQRMSGIATLSNRFHAEVEDLAVILLDTRKTTPLNRYFEKWAVRLGGCQNYRYGLFDRFMIKDNHIEACGGIQTAIESVQKYAKMHGLEKLGITIEVKNLVELEEVLAIGKVDQIMMDNFALELLREGVDMVHKRFKTEASGGVSLESVRKIALTGVDFISIGALTHSAGSLDLSLKIQG; from the coding sequence ATGGTTTCATTTGATATCAACAATTTTATTAAACAGGCATTGGATGAAGACATTCAGGATGGCGACATCAGTTCACTAGCCTGTATACCTGAAAAGCACCAATCAACAGGTCGTTTAAAAGTCAAAGAAGATGGGATTGTCGCAGGTGTGACAGCAGCGGAGCAAATTTTCAAGTATATTGATGAATCGCTGCAATTTAAAATTTTGAAAACAGATGGTAGCATCATTCATTATGGCGATATCGTTTTTGAAATTACGGGAAATACAAGAGCGCTTTTAAAAAGTGAAAGATTGATATTAAATCTGATGCAGCGAATGAGCGGGATTGCAACATTATCCAACAGGTTTCATGCAGAAGTTGAAGACCTGGCTGTCATTTTATTAGATACCAGGAAGACCACGCCCTTAAACAGATATTTTGAAAAATGGGCAGTCCGATTGGGAGGATGTCAAAATTATCGCTACGGATTATTTGATCGATTTATGATTAAAGACAATCACATTGAAGCATGCGGCGGAATTCAAACAGCCATTGAATCCGTTCAGAAGTATGCGAAAATGCATGGGCTTGAAAAATTGGGGATCACCATTGAAGTTAAAAATCTTGTAGAACTCGAAGAAGTACTCGCGATTGGGAAAGTGGATCAAATTATGATGGATAATTTCGCTTTGGAGTTATTGCGAGAAGGAGTGGACATGGTCCATAAACGATTTAAAACCGAAGCTTCCGGAGGTGTGAGTCTGGAGTCCGTTAGAAAAATCGCACTCACAGGAGTAGATTTTATTTCTATCGGAGCCCTAACCCACAGTGCCGGAAGCCTCGACCTAAGTCTGAAGATACAAGGATAA
- the xth gene encoding exodeoxyribonuclease III, with the protein MKRIISLNTNGLRSAITKGFKEWLVEHSFDLVCIQETKMDASHEDPEMFKAEGYHAFWSSAEKKGYSGVLILTKEKPKSVTIGFDMPIYDREGRMLLLEFDGFSICNCYFPSGSSGEDRHLFKMQFLQDVYPYFEKLVQSNRKLIVVGDYNIVHQDLDIHNPERKDNPSGFRPEERKWLDKWFTNLFKDSFRLVYPDKIEFSWWSFRAGILW; encoded by the coding sequence ATGAAAAGGATCATCAGTTTAAACACAAATGGACTTCGGTCTGCGATCACCAAAGGTTTTAAAGAATGGCTTGTTGAACATTCCTTTGATCTCGTTTGCATTCAGGAAACCAAAATGGATGCTTCCCATGAAGACCCGGAAATGTTTAAAGCAGAAGGTTACCATGCATTTTGGAGTTCTGCTGAAAAGAAAGGTTATAGCGGAGTTTTGATCCTTACCAAAGAAAAACCCAAGAGCGTAACGATCGGATTTGATATGCCAATATATGATCGCGAAGGAAGAATGTTATTGTTGGAGTTTGATGGTTTTTCTATTTGCAATTGCTATTTTCCATCTGGATCTTCAGGAGAAGATCGACATCTTTTCAAAATGCAATTTTTGCAAGATGTATATCCCTATTTTGAAAAATTAGTTCAGTCAAACCGAAAATTGATTGTTGTTGGAGATTACAATATCGTACATCAGGATCTTGACATTCATAATCCCGAACGCAAGGACAATCCGAGTGGATTCCGGCCAGAGGAACGAAAATGGCTCGATAAATGGTTTACAAATTTATTTAAGGACAGTTTCAGGTTGGTATATCCGGATAAAATTGAATTCAGTTGGTGGAGTTTTCGTGCAGGGATCCTATGGTAA
- a CDS encoding NifU family protein translates to MATKPVVNNMLLVYTEQTPNPESLKFVTNQLLYKGIADFKDQEFAGKWSELASKLYEKEYVQAVYISNNFVTITKKPSYDWQEIMITAKEYLKTLIEEGTSIVHEDFEAFQKEQMDADVAREYDGKDGEIVQRIREMIQTYVKPAVEMDGGNIEFKSYKDGVVTVTMQGSCSGCPSSTVTLKAGIEGLLKRMVPEVQEVVAEAE, encoded by the coding sequence ATGGCTACCAAACCTGTCGTAAATAATATGTTATTGGTGTATACTGAGCAAACACCCAATCCCGAGTCTTTAAAATTTGTTACGAATCAATTGCTTTATAAAGGTATTGCTGATTTTAAGGATCAGGAATTTGCCGGCAAATGGTCTGAACTGGCATCCAAACTTTACGAAAAAGAATACGTTCAAGCGGTTTATATATCCAACAATTTTGTGACAATTACCAAAAAGCCATCTTACGATTGGCAGGAAATCATGATTACTGCAAAGGAATACCTGAAAACCTTAATTGAAGAAGGCACTTCCATCGTTCATGAAGATTTTGAAGCTTTTCAAAAAGAACAAATGGACGCTGACGTTGCACGTGAATATGATGGAAAAGACGGAGAGATCGTACAACGCATCCGCGAAATGATACAAACTTATGTAAAACCCGCTGTCGAGATGGATGGTGGTAATATCGAATTCAAAAGTTACAAAGATGGTGTCGTCACAGTAACCATGCAGGGTTCCTGCAGCGGGTGCCCATCCTCAACGGTCACCTTAAAAGCTGGCATCGAAGGTTTATTAAAAAGAATGGTTCCGGAAGTGCAGGAAGTGGTTGCGGAAGCTGAGTAG
- a CDS encoding SET domain-containing protein, whose translation MFTKSELLAELSCNTFVCLKPSPLHGIGVFAIIDIPKDCKNLFSTEQGEWHTLSMQEFQALPSHARHLVETYCLFDENTYYVPAGGFKQMDLSLFLNHSDLPNIASVNEGEYFVSLREIAIGEELLVDYGTIVEE comes from the coding sequence ATGTTCACCAAATCAGAACTTCTCGCAGAACTTAGCTGCAATACTTTTGTATGCTTAAAACCATCTCCACTTCATGGAATCGGCGTTTTTGCAATTATCGATATCCCTAAAGACTGCAAGAACCTTTTTTCGACTGAGCAGGGAGAATGGCATACGCTAAGCATGCAGGAATTTCAAGCACTCCCATCTCATGCCCGCCATTTGGTGGAGACGTATTGTTTGTTTGATGAGAATACCTATTACGTTCCAGCCGGTGGATTCAAACAGATGGATCTTTCACTTTTCCTCAACCACAGTGATTTGCCAAATATCGCTTCGGTAAATGAGGGTGAATATTTTGTGAGTTTACGTGAAATTGCTATTGGAGAAGAGTTGCTGGTGGATTATGGGACGATAGTGGAAGAGTAG
- a CDS encoding DUF547 domain-containing protein yields the protein MSKHVSETGWVNYKAFIKDSNRLNVYLNSLSRNAPQANWTQNEEMAYWINAYNAFTIQLMIRNPGVNSIKEIGGKIPFINSTWDLKFISIDEKKYDLNNIEHGILRKKFKDPRIHMVLVCASKSCPALLNQAFTADQLQSQMDLCSRRFLSDVTRNVISEKEIKLSNIFNWYQDDFGGKKGLHLFIQKYGPIAKLDPKIQIEYLDYDWTLNGQY from the coding sequence TTGTCTAAACACGTGAGCGAAACCGGATGGGTCAATTATAAAGCATTTATAAAAGATAGCAACCGTTTAAATGTGTATTTGAACAGCTTGAGCAGAAATGCACCTCAGGCAAATTGGACTCAAAATGAAGAAATGGCTTATTGGATTAATGCATATAATGCATTTACCATTCAGCTGATGATCCGAAATCCTGGCGTAAACAGCATCAAAGAAATTGGAGGTAAAATTCCTTTTATCAATAGCACCTGGGATCTGAAATTTATTTCAATCGATGAAAAAAAATACGATCTCAACAATATCGAACATGGAATTTTAAGAAAGAAATTTAAAGATCCAAGAATTCATATGGTTCTGGTCTGTGCTTCCAAATCCTGTCCGGCTTTATTAAATCAGGCTTTTACAGCAGACCAACTTCAATCACAAATGGATCTTTGCTCGCGAAGGTTTCTTTCAGATGTAACGCGAAACGTGATTTCAGAAAAGGAAATCAAACTATCCAACATTTTTAATTGGTATCAGGACGATTTTGGTGGAAAAAAGGGTTTGCATTTATTTATTCAAAAATATGGCCCCATTGCTAAACTCGATCCAAAAATACAAATCGAGTACCTCGATTACGATTGGACTTTAAACGGACAGTATTAA
- a CDS encoding transposase, translated as MAVNGKPNIINSDQGSQFTSAMWTHYLESEKILISMDGKGRATDNTWIERFWKTLKYDYIYLNPCDNGFELFEGVQNHIAYYHRKMHQTTGQTPNKRYDDSIKNHAA; from the coding sequence ATTGCTGTCAATGGTAAACCCAATATTATAAACTCGGATCAAGGTTCTCAATTTACAAGTGCGATGTGGACTCATTATTTGGAATCTGAAAAGATATTGATCTCAATGGATGGCAAAGGAAGAGCTACAGATAATACCTGGATTGAAAGATTCTGGAAAACTTTAAAGTACGATTATATTTATCTCAATCCATGCGATAATGGTTTTGAACTTTTTGAAGGAGTTCAAAACCATATCGCCTATTACCACCGGAAAATGCACCAAACTACCGGACAAACTCCCAATAAACGATACGATGATTCCATTAAAAATCATGCAGCTTAA
- a CDS encoding DDE-type integrase/transposase/recombinase — MKQRIEMVHTKPQKLSIRKQCDLLNVPRSTLYYQPVQEKPENVKMMNIMDKHLLQHPTEGVKSMVNLLKEKGYPVGPKRIRRLFKVMGWQTIYRRKNLTKQGLKQFIKPYLLRNLEITHANQVWCTDITYIPMAKGFMYMIAFIDVYSRKIMGWSISNSMSKQWCVAALKRSHCCQW, encoded by the coding sequence ATGAAACAACGAATAGAGATGGTGCATACGAAACCACAAAAGCTGAGTATTCGCAAACAGTGTGATCTATTGAACGTACCAAGGAGCACACTTTATTACCAGCCTGTTCAGGAAAAGCCTGAAAATGTTAAAATGATGAATATCATGGATAAGCATTTGTTACAGCACCCGACAGAAGGGGTTAAATCAATGGTGAATCTTTTAAAGGAAAAAGGATATCCGGTAGGTCCTAAACGAATAAGGAGGTTGTTTAAGGTTATGGGATGGCAAACAATATATCGTCGCAAAAACCTAACAAAACAGGGCCTAAAGCAATTTATTAAACCGTATTTACTCAGAAATCTGGAAATCACACATGCCAATCAGGTTTGGTGTACCGATATTACGTACATCCCGATGGCTAAAGGATTTATGTACATGATTGCCTTCATTGATGTTTATAGTCGCAAAATCATGGGCTGGAGTATAAGTAATAGTATGAGTAAACAATGGTGTGTTGCTGCTTTAAAAAGAAGCCATTGCTGTCAATGGTAA
- a CDS encoding transposase, giving the protein MKKTRRKFTGAFKASVALEAIKNKKTMADLSLQFDVNPVMISKWKTEFLENMGSIFDNSKSAQYDTDSAEMEKLYAQIGQLKVENDFLKKSCKKLGI; this is encoded by the coding sequence ATGAAAAAAACAAGACGCAAATTTACCGGGGCCTTTAAGGCCAGTGTGGCATTAGAAGCCATTAAAAACAAAAAGACTATGGCTGATCTTAGTCTTCAGTTTGATGTTAATCCCGTTATGATTTCCAAGTGGAAAACTGAATTTTTAGAGAACATGGGATCTATTTTCGACAACTCAAAATCAGCTCAGTATGATACTGATTCAGCTGAAATGGAGAAATTGTATGCACAAATCGGCCAATTGAAAGTAGAGAATGATTTTTTAAAAAAAAGTTGCAAGAAACTGGGGATATGA
- a CDS encoding IS66 family insertion sequence element accessory protein TnpB, whose translation MLGFPSHQRFYVYTVDTDMRCGYNRLSGIVRNELQCNPLNGDVYIFFNKPRDIIKLLV comes from the coding sequence ATGCTAGGCTTTCCTTCTCATCAGAGATTTTATGTTTATACTGTAGACACAGATATGCGATGTGGGTACAATCGCTTATCAGGAATTGTACGCAATGAACTTCAATGCAATCCTTTGAATGGCGATGTATACATTTTTTTCAATAAGCCCAGAGATATTATTAAGCTCCTGGTCTGA
- a CDS encoding transposase domain-containing protein, with protein MSKSSVPSNYIKYVFGRMDTFATCKLHDINPYDWLTDVFHRIKDHPINRISELLPQNWYRSTAKKNIESVA; from the coding sequence GTGAGCAAAAGTAGCGTCCCTTCAAATTATATCAAATATGTATTTGGTCGGATGGATACGTTTGCAACGTGCAAACTACATGACATTAACCCATATGATTGGTTAACCGATGTGTTCCACAGAATTAAGGATCATCCTATAAACCGTATCTCAGAACTACTTCCACAGAATTGGTACAGGTCAACCGCGAAGAAGAACATTGAGAGTGTTGCCTAA
- a CDS encoding glycosyltransferase family 39 protein, which yields MKILNSKLTYPFLLVIISLLFFVPYLGGVHLFDWDEINFAEISREMLVLNDYLRVHVNFKAFYEKPPFFFWLQCVSMSIFGINEFAARFPNAICGLITLLVLYSIGKKLFSARFGWLWTLSYFGSILPFLYFKSGIIDPWFNLFTFLALYFLIKVCTPEPGTDSQFLPFQPFRNILWAGCFSGLAILTKGPAALIIITLCILTYWLYHRFRTIISFKYLFLFFIISTFFPLLWFGLETLLNGPQFIFEFFKYQFRLFSTPDAGHAGFPGYHIVVLLFGVFPASVFCIKAFLYKDRDENVGQKHFKKWMFVLLIVVLILFSIVQSKIVHYSSLCYFPITFLSAYTLDKLLDQKMQWNKMLVYGLSGMLMIYSIVVIALPVVGMDLDLIKSMFSKDPFALANLEADVKWSFVNFLPGIFLALLFMWFILNASSFVQFYKVNVFFIGMACFSLLALIFTIQNIEGYSQNAAISFYKEKSAEDCYILPYGFKTYGHLFYAQKRRPNHPEYYQQNWLLNGSTDKPVYVVSKIHKAEELNALTQLQELYRLNGFVFYKRVR from the coding sequence GTGAAAATACTAAATAGCAAGCTCACATACCCCTTTCTCTTAGTAATAATAAGCTTACTCTTCTTTGTTCCATACTTAGGAGGCGTTCATCTCTTTGATTGGGATGAAATCAACTTCGCGGAAATCAGCCGGGAAATGCTGGTGTTGAATGACTATTTGCGCGTACATGTCAACTTCAAAGCTTTTTATGAAAAGCCTCCTTTCTTTTTTTGGTTGCAGTGTGTAAGTATGTCGATTTTTGGGATCAATGAATTTGCAGCACGGTTTCCGAATGCCATTTGTGGTTTGATCACTTTGTTAGTACTGTATTCTATAGGCAAAAAATTATTTTCCGCTCGCTTTGGATGGTTATGGACACTTTCCTATTTTGGTTCGATATTACCCTTTCTGTATTTTAAATCGGGAATCATAGATCCCTGGTTCAATTTATTTACTTTTTTGGCATTATACTTTTTGATTAAAGTTTGTACGCCCGAACCCGGAACTGATTCACAGTTTCTTCCTTTCCAGCCTTTCCGAAATATTCTATGGGCAGGATGTTTTTCCGGTCTCGCTATACTTACCAAAGGTCCGGCTGCATTGATCATTATCACTTTGTGTATCCTGACATATTGGTTGTATCATCGCTTTCGAACTATTATTTCTTTCAAATATCTTTTCCTGTTTTTTATCATTTCTACATTCTTTCCTTTGCTATGGTTCGGACTTGAAACTCTGCTAAATGGTCCACAATTTATTTTTGAATTTTTCAAATACCAGTTCCGATTATTCAGTACTCCGGATGCCGGGCACGCAGGATTTCCAGGATATCATATTGTGGTACTTTTGTTTGGCGTTTTCCCAGCCTCTGTTTTTTGCATTAAAGCATTTTTATACAAGGATCGCGATGAAAACGTGGGACAAAAGCATTTTAAAAAATGGATGTTCGTATTACTAATAGTAGTCCTTATTTTATTCTCCATAGTTCAATCTAAAATTGTACATTATTCTTCGCTATGTTATTTCCCGATCACCTTTCTCAGTGCGTATACCCTGGATAAATTGCTGGATCAAAAAATGCAATGGAATAAAATGCTTGTCTATGGATTATCCGGGATGCTGATGATATATTCAATTGTTGTAATTGCTTTACCAGTAGTTGGAATGGACCTCGATTTAATTAAATCTATGTTTTCTAAGGATCCTTTCGCACTCGCGAATTTAGAAGCTGATGTGAAATGGTCATTTGTAAATTTTCTACCAGGTATTTTCCTGGCATTGCTGTTTATGTGGTTTATTCTTAATGCCAGCTCATTTGTACAGTTTTATAAAGTAAATGTTTTCTTCATTGGCATGGCTTGTTTTTCTTTGCTCGCACTGATCTTCACCATTCAAAACATTGAAGGCTATTCACAAAATGCTGCCATCTCCTTTTACAAAGAAAAATCTGCAGAAGACTGTTACATTCTACCCTATGGTTTTAAAACATATGGGCATTTGTTTTATGCTCAAAAACGCAGGCCCAATCATCCGGAATATTACCAACAAAATTGGTTGCTGAATGGCTCTACCGATAAACCTGTATATGTAGTCAGTAAAATTCACAAGGCAGAAGAATTAAATGCTTTAACGCAACTCCAGGAACTCTATCGTCTCAATGGTTTTGTATTTTATAAACGAGTGCGATAA